From Myxococcales bacterium, the proteins below share one genomic window:
- a CDS encoding stress-induced protein: MDPAKVSEIARKGGKAAHAAGTAHEFTPEEARVAGKKGGLAPHSRRGTQKAPPSEKPGPGI, from the coding sequence ATGGACCCGGCGAAAGTCAGCGAGATCGCCCGCAAGGGCGGAAAAGCGGCCCACGCGGCCGGAACGGCGCACGAGTTTACCCCCGAAGAGGCCCGCGTCGCGGGAAAGAAGGGGGGGCTCGCGCCGCACTCGCGCCGGGGCACCCAAAAGGCCCCGCCGAGCGAGAAGCCCGGGCCGGGAATTTGA
- a CDS encoding DUF433 domain-containing protein has translation MSGLPPVRVMHPHIELKAEDGAPFVRGTRIAVRRLYAWHKGGTSVETLLRRYPTLGPARLFDALAFAYDNLDLVEADLARERSLLAETDPDRPPAPMKQAKLPF, from the coding sequence ATGTCCGGACTCCCCCCGGTGCGTGTCATGCACCCGCACATCGAGCTCAAGGCCGAGGACGGCGCCCCGTTCGTGCGAGGGACCCGCATCGCCGTGCGGCGCCTCTATGCGTGGCACAAGGGTGGCACCTCCGTCGAAACGCTGCTCCGCAGGTACCCGACGCTCGGGCCCGCGAGGCTCTTCGACGCCCTCGCCTTTGCGTACGACAACTTGGACCTCGTCGAAGCGGACCTCGCCCGCGAGCGCTCGCTCCTCGCCGAGACCGACCCGGACCGCCCCCCGGCCCCGATGAAACAAGCGAAGCTGCCTTTCTAG
- a CDS encoding TolC family protein translates to MRVIALATLAATLAVASSATTSARADEAPPPRTGPEGPAKMPEVSDPMLTPVPLPARRIQRWEEALTFIKSRSTELRTAEVEIQRAEAQWRQALAGALPSLNATGSLTRQLITNTSSQVAGVAQNPDGTTRPVFREVEVPFPQAANANLSLVAPVIATRPWYALGTAKKQEEVAQLNVADVKRQIALRVANGLVAVVTAERISELNRVGLRNALERLELTERRAQLGAATGLDVVRAKQDVETARASLVTGDESLRQSREALGLALGIPEAVGVAPNVRIDGLEQAAMATCKPSEKLENRPDVASAAAQIAVAERGTGDVKRQYLPTVTFQSTLATTSIDTGAAPNTTWNIQGVLQIPIWDGGARYANMRTADVEIARAAQRLEQVKRTATIEVTQARRAVDVTNQSRLVAEKARDLAKETDRLVRTAYQEGRGTSLELVAAATTLRQAEISLALREFEVVRARVAAVIALSTCSY, encoded by the coding sequence ATGCGCGTTATCGCCCTCGCCACGCTCGCCGCCACGCTCGCCGTGGCCTCCTCCGCAACGACCAGCGCTCGTGCCGACGAGGCCCCGCCCCCGCGAACGGGCCCCGAAGGGCCGGCCAAGATGCCCGAGGTGAGCGACCCGATGCTCACCCCCGTGCCCCTCCCCGCCCGGAGAATCCAGCGGTGGGAGGAGGCGCTCACCTTCATCAAGTCGCGGTCGACGGAGCTGCGAACCGCGGAGGTCGAGATCCAACGCGCCGAGGCCCAGTGGCGCCAAGCCCTCGCTGGCGCGCTCCCCAGCCTGAACGCGACCGGCTCGCTGACACGGCAGCTCATCACCAACACGTCGAGCCAGGTCGCGGGAGTCGCGCAGAACCCCGACGGGACGACGCGTCCGGTCTTCCGAGAGGTAGAGGTCCCCTTCCCTCAGGCGGCCAACGCCAACCTCTCGCTCGTCGCTCCGGTCATCGCCACCCGCCCGTGGTACGCCCTCGGAACGGCGAAAAAGCAGGAGGAGGTCGCTCAGCTCAACGTCGCCGACGTGAAACGCCAGATCGCGCTCCGCGTGGCCAACGGCCTCGTCGCCGTCGTCACGGCCGAACGCATCTCCGAGCTCAACCGCGTCGGGCTCCGCAACGCCCTCGAGCGCCTCGAGCTCACCGAGCGGCGCGCGCAGCTCGGCGCTGCCACCGGCCTCGACGTGGTCCGCGCCAAACAAGACGTCGAGACCGCCCGCGCGAGCCTCGTCACGGGAGACGAGTCGCTCCGTCAGAGCCGCGAGGCCCTCGGGCTCGCGCTCGGCATCCCGGAGGCCGTGGGCGTCGCCCCCAACGTGCGCATCGATGGCCTCGAACAGGCGGCGATGGCAACGTGCAAACCTTCGGAAAAACTCGAGAATCGTCCAGACGTCGCCTCCGCGGCGGCCCAGATCGCCGTGGCCGAGAGGGGCACGGGCGACGTCAAACGGCAGTACCTCCCCACCGTGACCTTCCAGAGCACGCTCGCGACGACGAGCATCGACACGGGGGCGGCCCCGAACACGACGTGGAACATTCAAGGGGTGCTCCAGATCCCCATCTGGGATGGCGGTGCTCGCTACGCCAACATGCGCACGGCCGACGTCGAGATCGCGCGCGCGGCCCAGCGCCTCGAGCAAGTGAAGCGGACGGCCACGATCGAGGTCACGCAAGCGAGGCGCGCAGTCGACGTGACGAACCAGAGCCGCCTCGTCGCCGAGAAGGCCCGGGATCTCGCCAAAGAGACCGACCGCCTCGTCCGTACGGCCTACCAAGAAGGTCGCGGGACGAGCCTCGAGCTCGTGGCGGCCGCGACGACCTTGCGCCAGGCCGAGATCTCGCTCGCCCTCCGCGAGTTCGAGGTGGTGAGGGCGAGGGTCGCCGCCGTCATCGCCCTCTCGACCTGCTCCTACTAA
- a CDS encoding FecR domain-containing protein, with translation MTTAPTSTPEPTPSSLEVAPVLGRRSKMFGVFAVLGALLGGAAGVRLADRASHPSAKASAELSAEVLAVKRASADKSSGLTVVEPGQSARTVDASGPLAKGSVVRTDARTRARLRLSDGSELVLDRSSELAIEGGPRSVRLTEGSVLVEAAHVEGAPPLRLLGPHGTVSVIGTRLVLTSTAERANVEVLRGEVDVDAPMGRSKVLAGQEAVLVKGQRPEVVPATDMARRSAFGEAFLTHNEDTEGDVAGLGELRAKKPGKTEEKDRAVRLARHDVKVRVAGAVARTEIEEVFTNDTDDELEGLYRFPLPPSAQIEKLALDVDGKLVDGEFVDASRAQAIWRGVIHNAAPTAPKPREEWVWVPGPWRDPALLEWKRGGRFELKIFPIPKRGSRRVVIAYTEAVAPSSGVRRYTYPLPHGTASDMPPFAMHVDAKVVGFEGADGVRARGYELTRGGGATEVTLTMDDAAFRPSGDLVLEYTTADKASPMSSYAFRSPAHDGKPGDTYAAFALRPSLPKWSDVRPRDQVVVIDSGRAMFGERFLRARRLAVQMIQEMDRRDRVTVLACDLRCKPLASGFVGPGAAAAHDVDAFLSAITPDGASDLVGAVGAAARVDGHDGARDLRVTVLSTGNATAGHKALSRVAAEVRDRIGAGAHTQVSAVPIGGDSDTAFLSELTKGGGGVVVPYQPGETLASAALAVLNASYGTVLRDPVLVLPEGLVEAAPAVLPPLRAGGEALLAAKMLRERVDGDVILRGTVGGEPFEQKIPVSLVATDAPGNAFVPRVYAQYRIADRELQPGDAARAEAVDLSKRFAVPSRFTSLLVLESEAMFQAFGVGRTKRTEASFTGDDVARGDVAQPLARESDKDESGLGGALALADSEPSSKAKESRAAAPAARPAPTQAAQEVAPQGGSGVGRPRGPVPFEPEKKAAAPRDDWGGGFGRRGGGEWMRRVWRRVAVVHEGAGSPVPAEKVSAARAALAAAPDERNRHRELAKLLAQTNDLDELDAVLTKWNERDPLDADAIAWRADLVARRGDRAGAMRILTGALSSPTLSSKDAAKLARASAEAYERTGDLASACALRVTVSDLLPEDVDAAGRAMRCEEANGRPKSSERIRIPFAVKPREGALASVLTRLAQEKNEPPHGDVVVSATWEGGEDLDLAIVDPSGGRASVVTRLPGLHVADATARGHEELGLANPKAGAFVVEVTRSARGSTRPASGTVKVTSSGVTKTVPFTLTGDRVVVGRVEAHYEETLVSESGDRSVPPPGLRPFDAQAARTALAAVSVESCGRPGGPTGAGHVSVTFGPTGFVTSAVVDGGPFNATPTGACIAARFRAVRIPPYAGAVVSVGRTFVLRSHDPIVPF, from the coding sequence ATGACGACCGCCCCGACGAGCACCCCCGAGCCCACCCCTTCGTCCCTCGAGGTGGCGCCCGTCTTGGGCCGTCGCTCGAAAATGTTCGGTGTTTTCGCGGTGTTGGGGGCCCTCTTGGGAGGAGCCGCCGGGGTGCGGCTCGCCGATCGCGCCTCTCATCCGTCGGCCAAAGCGTCGGCCGAGCTCTCCGCCGAGGTGCTCGCGGTGAAGCGGGCATCGGCCGACAAGTCCTCCGGGCTGACCGTCGTCGAGCCGGGCCAATCCGCGCGAACCGTCGACGCGAGCGGACCTTTGGCGAAGGGCAGCGTCGTTCGGACGGACGCACGCACCCGCGCGCGCTTGCGGCTCTCGGACGGCTCGGAGCTCGTGCTCGACAGATCCTCGGAGCTCGCGATCGAGGGGGGGCCCCGGTCGGTGCGCCTCACCGAGGGCAGCGTGCTCGTCGAGGCCGCCCACGTCGAAGGCGCGCCGCCGCTCCGTCTCCTCGGTCCTCACGGGACGGTCTCGGTCATCGGGACGCGGCTCGTCCTCACCTCCACGGCGGAGCGAGCGAACGTCGAGGTGCTCCGCGGTGAGGTCGACGTCGACGCGCCGATGGGGCGTTCGAAGGTCCTCGCCGGTCAAGAGGCCGTGCTCGTCAAAGGACAGCGCCCCGAGGTCGTCCCAGCCACCGACATGGCCCGACGCTCGGCCTTCGGTGAAGCGTTCCTTACGCACAACGAGGACACCGAAGGCGACGTGGCGGGCCTCGGAGAGCTTCGGGCCAAGAAGCCCGGAAAGACCGAGGAGAAAGATCGCGCGGTACGGCTCGCGCGGCACGACGTGAAGGTCCGCGTGGCCGGCGCCGTCGCCCGAACCGAGATCGAAGAGGTCTTCACGAACGACACCGACGACGAGCTCGAGGGGCTCTATCGCTTTCCTTTGCCCCCGAGCGCACAGATCGAGAAGCTCGCGCTCGACGTCGACGGCAAGCTCGTCGACGGGGAGTTCGTGGACGCGTCGCGCGCACAGGCCATCTGGCGCGGGGTCATCCACAACGCGGCTCCCACGGCCCCGAAGCCTCGCGAGGAGTGGGTGTGGGTGCCCGGGCCTTGGCGGGACCCGGCTCTCCTCGAGTGGAAACGCGGTGGCCGCTTCGAGCTCAAAATCTTCCCGATCCCGAAGCGCGGCTCGCGGCGGGTCGTGATCGCGTACACCGAAGCGGTCGCGCCGTCGTCCGGCGTGCGGCGGTACACCTATCCGCTCCCCCACGGCACGGCGAGCGACATGCCTCCCTTCGCCATGCACGTCGACGCGAAGGTCGTCGGGTTCGAAGGGGCCGACGGCGTGCGCGCCCGAGGCTACGAGCTGACACGCGGGGGTGGAGCGACCGAGGTCACGCTCACCATGGATGACGCGGCGTTCCGGCCGTCGGGGGATCTGGTCTTGGAGTACACGACCGCCGACAAGGCGAGCCCCATGTCGTCGTACGCGTTTCGGAGCCCGGCCCACGACGGCAAGCCGGGGGACACTTACGCGGCCTTCGCGTTGCGACCCTCCCTGCCCAAGTGGAGCGACGTGAGGCCACGCGATCAGGTCGTCGTCATCGACTCCGGGCGCGCGATGTTCGGGGAGAGGTTCTTGCGCGCGCGCCGGCTGGCCGTGCAGATGATCCAGGAGATGGACCGCCGCGATCGGGTCACGGTGCTCGCGTGCGATCTGCGCTGCAAACCGCTCGCGTCGGGGTTCGTCGGGCCAGGGGCGGCGGCCGCTCACGACGTCGACGCGTTCCTCTCGGCCATCACCCCCGACGGCGCGTCCGATCTCGTGGGCGCCGTGGGCGCAGCGGCGCGGGTCGACGGCCACGACGGGGCCCGGGATCTCCGCGTGACCGTCCTCTCCACGGGGAACGCGACCGCTGGGCACAAGGCGCTCTCACGCGTGGCCGCGGAGGTGCGCGACCGGATCGGCGCGGGAGCGCACACGCAGGTGTCGGCCGTGCCCATCGGCGGAGACTCCGACACGGCGTTTCTGTCCGAGCTGACGAAGGGCGGCGGCGGGGTCGTCGTGCCGTACCAACCGGGCGAGACCCTCGCGTCGGCGGCTCTCGCCGTGCTGAACGCGTCGTACGGGACCGTGCTGCGCGATCCGGTGCTCGTGCTCCCCGAAGGGCTCGTCGAGGCCGCGCCGGCCGTGTTGCCTCCGCTCCGCGCGGGGGGCGAGGCGCTCTTGGCGGCGAAGATGCTCCGTGAGCGGGTCGACGGGGACGTGATCCTCCGGGGGACGGTGGGAGGAGAGCCCTTCGAGCAGAAGATCCCTGTCTCTCTCGTGGCGACGGACGCCCCGGGAAATGCATTCGTTCCGAGGGTTTACGCTCAGTACCGCATCGCGGATCGGGAGCTTCAGCCCGGCGACGCCGCGCGCGCCGAGGCCGTCGACCTGTCGAAGCGTTTCGCCGTGCCGAGCCGCTTCACGTCGCTCCTCGTCCTCGAGAGCGAGGCCATGTTCCAGGCCTTCGGCGTCGGTCGAACGAAGCGCACCGAGGCGAGCTTCACAGGCGACGACGTCGCGCGAGGGGACGTGGCGCAGCCTCTCGCCCGCGAGTCCGACAAAGACGAATCCGGGCTCGGCGGCGCCCTCGCCCTCGCGGACAGCGAGCCGTCGTCGAAGGCGAAGGAGAGCCGAGCGGCCGCGCCCGCCGCGCGCCCTGCGCCTACCCAGGCCGCGCAAGAGGTCGCTCCGCAAGGGGGCTCCGGCGTGGGTCGCCCACGAGGTCCGGTCCCCTTCGAGCCCGAGAAGAAGGCGGCCGCGCCGCGCGACGACTGGGGCGGGGGCTTCGGGCGTCGTGGCGGTGGGGAGTGGATGAGGCGGGTCTGGCGGCGCGTGGCCGTGGTCCACGAGGGCGCGGGCAGCCCCGTCCCGGCCGAGAAGGTGTCGGCGGCGAGGGCAGCGCTCGCCGCGGCGCCCGACGAACGCAACCGCCATCGTGAGCTCGCGAAGCTCCTCGCCCAGACGAACGACCTCGACGAGCTCGATGCCGTGCTCACCAAGTGGAACGAGCGCGATCCGCTGGACGCCGACGCGATCGCCTGGAGGGCCGATCTCGTCGCTCGCCGCGGCGATCGCGCGGGAGCCATGCGCATCCTCACGGGCGCGCTCTCCTCGCCCACGCTCTCCTCGAAAGACGCGGCGAAGCTCGCGCGTGCCTCGGCCGAAGCCTACGAGCGCACGGGGGACCTCGCCTCGGCGTGTGCCCTCCGGGTCACGGTCTCCGATCTCCTCCCCGAGGACGTCGACGCGGCCGGCCGAGCCATGCGCTGCGAGGAAGCCAACGGTCGGCCTAAATCATCGGAACGAATTAGGATTCCGTTCGCCGTGAAGCCACGGGAGGGAGCGCTCGCCTCCGTGCTCACGCGCCTCGCTCAGGAAAAGAACGAGCCGCCGCACGGAGACGTCGTCGTGAGCGCCACGTGGGAAGGAGGCGAGGACCTCGACCTCGCCATCGTGGACCCGAGCGGTGGTCGAGCCTCGGTCGTGACGCGTCTTCCGGGGCTCCACGTGGCGGACGCCACCGCGCGTGGGCACGAGGAGCTCGGGCTCGCGAACCCGAAGGCCGGCGCGTTCGTCGTCGAGGTCACGCGGTCTGCACGTGGCAGCACGCGCCCCGCTTCGGGCACCGTCAAGGTCACCTCGTCGGGTGTCACGAAGACCGTTCCGTTCACGCTCACGGGCGATCGGGTCGTCGTGGGGCGCGTCGAGGCCCACTACGAGGAGACCCTCGTGTCCGAGAGCGGTGACCGCAGCGTTCCTCCCCCGGGCCTTCGCCCCTTCGACGCGCAGGCGGCCCGGACCGCCCTCGCGGCGGTGTCGGTCGAGTCCTGCGGTCGGCCAGGTGGGCCGACGGGCGCGGGCCACGTGTCGGTCACCTTCGGTCCGACCGGCTTCGTGACGTCGGCCGTGGTCGACGGAGGCCCGTTCAACGCGACGCCCACGGGCGCATGCATCGCCGCGCGCTTCCGGGCCGTTAGAATCCCCCCGTACGCAGGGGCGGTCGTCTCCGTGGGGCGCACGTTCGTGCTTCGTTCCCACGACCCGATCGTCCCGTTTTGA